One Lampris incognitus isolate fLamInc1 chromosome 14, fLamInc1.hap2, whole genome shotgun sequence DNA window includes the following coding sequences:
- the LOC130124312 gene encoding gastrula zinc finger protein XlCGF57.1-like: protein MENEATSSGAVANAVSLKLPDFWETAAAAWFAHIKAQFAIRNITVVETKYYYVVVALGTSTASRILGLLQDPPSVDKYDTIKRHLLQAFELAEVEQADWLFSLQGLGDSFAQLSDQQHGEQERSPSLAKEEQQEVWISPQEDQLPLQEVADTAETIFTPLCDGNDDGKDQPPPSEIYQTKTEGDTEPLAVTSFEVIQLDAKEDNFLKSEPTSDDHTLSDCCHVTKSETDHTSSRQNCEEAGSTQKARLEPHKMPYNKCKICGKVLYNLEIFKIHKTFHTGEKPFKCTSCGRDFTCKYNMERHTRTHAGKKPLRCTICGKIFTHKSHLLRHVRTHSGEKPFRCTTCGKMFTHKSNLHRHVRTHTGEKPFRCTTCGKMFTQKSNFQTHVRTHTGEKPFRCTTCGKMFTQKSSLQTHVRTHTGEKSFRCTTCGKMFTHNSQLQTHVRTHTGEKPFRCTTCGKMFSRKSHLQDHMRTHTGEKPFRCTTCGKMFTHKSNFETHVRTHTGEKPFKCTTCGKMFTQKSNLQVHIRTHTGEKPFRCTTCGKTFTRKPDLLRHGRTHTGEQPFRCTTCGKTFTRKPDLLRHGRTHIHGRSHSGDAIVEMGSAQNVISNDMS from the exons atggaaAACGAAGCTACCAGTAGTGGGGCAGTGGCTAACGCCGTCTCGCTCAAACTGCCAGACTTCTGGGAAACGGCTGCGGCAGCGTGGTTCGCTCACATCAAAGCCCAGTTCgctattaggaacatcaccgtggtTGAGACCAAGTACTACTACGTCGTGGTAGCACTCGGGACATCTAcggcgtcacggatattgggcctgctgcaagacCCTCCGTCGGTGGATAAGTACGACACaattaagagacacttgctgcaggcttttgagctagcagaggtggagcagGCAGACTGGTTGTTTTCACTCCAAGGCTTGGGGGACA GCTTTGCACAGTTATCTGATCAGCAGCATGGCGAGCAGGAGAGGAGCCCCAGTCTAGccaaggaggaacaacaggaagtcTGGATCAGTCCACAGGAAGACCAACTTCCATTGCAGGAGGTAGCTGATACCGCTGAGACCATATTTACccctctttgtgatggaaatgatgATGGTAAAGATCAGCCTCCGCCCTCAGAAATCTACCAAaccaagacagagggagacacagagccccTAGCTGTCACCTCATTTGAAGTGATTCAACTGGATGCCAAAGAAGACAACTTTTTAAAATCAGAACCAACAAGTGACGACCATACCCTCTCTGACTGCTGTCATGTAACTAAGAGTGAAACTGACCATACTAGCAGTCGCCAAAACTGTGAGGAAGCGGGTTCAACTCAGAAAGCAAGGCTGGAACCTCACAAAATGCCCTACAACAAGTGCAAGATTTGTGGGAAAGTGCTTTATAATTTGGAAATTTTCAAAATTCACAAGACATTTCACACAGGGGAAAAGCCTTTCAAATGCACCAGTTGTGGGAGAGATTTTACCTGTAAGTACAACATGGAAAGGCATACAAGGACTCATGCAGGGAAGAAGCCATTAAGATGCACCATCTGCGGTAAAATTTTTACCCATAAGTCACATTTACTAAGGCACGTAAGGACTCattcaggggagaagccattcagatgcaccacgtgtgggaaaatgtttacccacaagtcaaatttacataggcatgtaaggactcatacaggggagaagccattcagatgcaccacgtgcgggaaaatgtttacccagaagtcaaattttcaaacgcacgtaaggactcacacaggggagaagccattcaggtgcaccacgtgcgggaaaatgtttacccagaagtcaagtttacaaacgcatgtaaggactcatacaggggagaagtcattcagatgcaccacgtgcgggaaaatgtttacccataaTTCACAATTGCAAacgcacgtaaggactcatacaggggagaagccattcagatgcaccacgtgcgggaaaatgttttccCGGAAGTCACATTTGCAAGATCATatgaggactcatacaggggagaagccattcagatgcaccacgtgcgggaaaatgtttacccataaGTCAAATTTTGAAAcgcatgtaaggactcatacaggggagaagccattcaaatgcaccacatgcgggaaaatgtttacccaaaaGTCAAATTTACAAGTGCACATAagaactcatacaggggagaaaccattcagatgcaccacatgcgggaaaacGTTTACCCGGAAGCCAGATTTACTAAGGCACggaaggactcatacaggggagcagccattcagatgcaccacatgcgggaaaacGTTTACCCGGAAGCCAGATTTACTAAGGCACGGAAGGACTCATATACatgggagaagccattcaggtgATGCGATTGTGGAAATGGGTTCGGCTCAAAATGTCATCTCAAACGACATGTCATGA